One genomic region from Eptesicus fuscus isolate TK198812 chromosome 4, DD_ASM_mEF_20220401, whole genome shotgun sequence encodes:
- the LOC103296286 gene encoding sulfotransferase 1A1 — MELVQDTSRPPLKYVKGVPLIKYFAEALGPLQSLQPLPDDLLISTYPKSGTTWVSEILDMIYQGGDLEKCQRAPILTRVPFLEFKGPGCPTGMEVLKDTPAPRLLKTHLPLALLPQALLDQKVKVIYVARNAKDVAVSYFHFYRMAKVHPDPGTWDSFLEKFMAGEVSYGSWYQHVQEWWELGRTHPVLYLFYEDMQENPKREILKILEFVGRSLPEETVDHIVRHTSFKEMKKNPMANYSTFPVEFMDHSISAFMRKGITGDWKTMFTVAQNERFDAHYAEKMAGCNLKFQSEL, encoded by the exons ATGGAGCTGGTCCAGGACACCTCCCGCCCGCCACTGAAGTACGTGAAGGGGGTCCCTCTCATCAAGTACTTTGCAGAGGCACTTGGGCCACTGCAGAGCTTACAACCCTTGCCCGATGACCTGCTCATCAGCACCTACCCCAAATCTG GCACCACCTGGGTGAGTGAGATTCTGGACATGATCTACCAGGGTGGCGACTTGGAGAAGTGTCAGAGGGCTCCCATCTTAACCCGGGTGCCCTTCCTTGAGTTCAAGGGTCCAGGGTGTCCCACAG GTATGGAGGTTCTGAAAGATACACCTGCCCCACGGCTCCTCAAGACACACTTGCCCCTGGCTCTGCTCCCACAGGCCCTGCtggaccagaaggtcaag GTGATCTATGTGGCCCGGAACGCAAAGGATGTGGCTGTCTCCTATTTCCACTTTTACCGCATGGCCAAGGTGCACCCTGACCCCGGCACCTGGGACAGCTTCCTGGAGAAGTTCATGGCTGGGGAAG TGTCCTATGGGTCCTGGTACCAGCACGTGCAGGAGTGGTGGGAGCTGGGGCGCACCCACCCAGTTCTCTACCTCTTCTacgaggacatgcaggag AACCCCAAAAGGGAGATTCTGAAGATTCTGGAGTTCGTGGGACGCTCCCTGCCAGAGGAGACCGTGGATCACATTGTGCGGCACACGTCGTTCAAGGAGATGAAGAAGAACCCCATGGCTAACTACAGCACCTTTCCCGTGGAGTTCATGGACCACAGCATTTCCGCCTTCATGAGGAAAG GCATCACGGGGGACTGGAAAACCATGTTCACTGTGGCCCAGAATGAGCGCTTTGATGCCCACTACGCTGAGAAGATGGCAGGCTGCAACCTCAAGTTCCAATCAGAGCTGTGA
- the SGF29 gene encoding SAGA-associated factor 29 isoform X1, whose protein sequence is MALVSADSRIAELLTELHQLIKQTQEERSRSEHNLVNIQKTHERMQTENKISPYYRTKLRGLYTTAKADAEAECNILRKALDKIAEIKSLLEERRIAAKIAGLYNDSEPPRKTMRRGVLMTLLQQSAMTLPLWIGKPGDKPPPLCGAIPASGDYVAKPGDKVAARVKAVDGDEQWILAEVVSYSHATNKYEVDDIDEEGKERHTLSRRRIIPLPQWKANPETDPEALFQKEQLVLALYPQTTCFYRALIHTPPQRPQDDYSVLFEDTSYADGYSPPLNVAQRYVVACKEPKKK, encoded by the exons ATGGCCCTCGTGTCGGCTGATTCCCGCATCGCAGAACTTCTCACCGAGCTCCATCAGCTGATCAAACAAACGCAG GAAGAGCGTTCGCGGAGTGAGCACAACTTGGTGAACATCCAGAAGACCCACGAGCGGATGCAGACCGAGAACAAGA TCTCTCCCTATTACCGGACAAAGCTGCGCGGCCTCTATACAACCGCCAAAGCCGATGCAGAGGCCGAGTGCAA caTCCTCCGGAAAGCCCTGGATAAGATTGCGGAAATCAAGTCTCTGTTGGAAGAGAGGCGGATCG CGGCCAAGATCGCGGGGCTGTACAATGACTCGGAGCCCCCGCGGAAGACCATGCGCAGGGGCGTGCTGATGACCCTGCTGCAGCAGTCGGCCATGACCCTGCCGCTGTGGATCGGGAAGCCTGGTGACAA GCCGCCCCCACTCTGCGGGGCCATTCCGGCCTCTGGGGACTACGTGGCCAAACCTGGAGACAAGGTGGCTGCCCGGGTCAAGGCCGTGGATGGGGATGAGCAGTGGATCCTGGCCGAGGTGGTCAGTTACAGCCATGCCACCAACAA GTACGAGGTCGATGACATTGATGAAGAAGGCAAAGA GAGACACACCCTGAGCCGGCGGCGCATCATCCCACTGCCCCAGTGGAAGGCCAACCCCGAGACGGACCCCGAAGCCTTATTCCAGAAGGAGCAGCTCGTGCTGGCCCTGTATCCCCAGACCACCTGCTTCTACCGGGCCCTGATCCACACACCCCCACAACGG CCCCAGGATGACTACTCGGTCCTGTTTGAAGACACTTCCTATGCAGATGGTTACTCCCCTCCCCTCAATGTGGCCCAGAGGTACGTGGTGGCTTGTAAGGAGCCCAAGAAAAAGTGA
- the SGF29 gene encoding SAGA-associated factor 29 isoform X2, protein MQTENKISPYYRTKLRGLYTTAKADAEAECNILRKALDKIAEIKSLLEERRIAAKIAGLYNDSEPPRKTMRRGVLMTLLQQSAMTLPLWIGKPGDKPPPLCGAIPASGDYVAKPGDKVAARVKAVDGDEQWILAEVVSYSHATNKYEVDDIDEEGKERHTLSRRRIIPLPQWKANPETDPEALFQKEQLVLALYPQTTCFYRALIHTPPQRPQDDYSVLFEDTSYADGYSPPLNVAQRYVVACKEPKKK, encoded by the exons ATGCAGACCGAGAACAAGA TCTCTCCCTATTACCGGACAAAGCTGCGCGGCCTCTATACAACCGCCAAAGCCGATGCAGAGGCCGAGTGCAA caTCCTCCGGAAAGCCCTGGATAAGATTGCGGAAATCAAGTCTCTGTTGGAAGAGAGGCGGATCG CGGCCAAGATCGCGGGGCTGTACAATGACTCGGAGCCCCCGCGGAAGACCATGCGCAGGGGCGTGCTGATGACCCTGCTGCAGCAGTCGGCCATGACCCTGCCGCTGTGGATCGGGAAGCCTGGTGACAA GCCGCCCCCACTCTGCGGGGCCATTCCGGCCTCTGGGGACTACGTGGCCAAACCTGGAGACAAGGTGGCTGCCCGGGTCAAGGCCGTGGATGGGGATGAGCAGTGGATCCTGGCCGAGGTGGTCAGTTACAGCCATGCCACCAACAA GTACGAGGTCGATGACATTGATGAAGAAGGCAAAGA GAGACACACCCTGAGCCGGCGGCGCATCATCCCACTGCCCCAGTGGAAGGCCAACCCCGAGACGGACCCCGAAGCCTTATTCCAGAAGGAGCAGCTCGTGCTGGCCCTGTATCCCCAGACCACCTGCTTCTACCGGGCCCTGATCCACACACCCCCACAACGG CCCCAGGATGACTACTCGGTCCTGTTTGAAGACACTTCCTATGCAGATGGTTACTCCCCTCCCCTCAATGTGGCCCAGAGGTACGTGGTGGCTTGTAAGGAGCCCAAGAAAAAGTGA